Proteins from a genomic interval of Rhodothermus marinus:
- a CDS encoding TonB-dependent receptor plug domain-containing protein, which produces MERRHMVGGLALVAALWLTGCAGSRPVAETDASAAEAKEQVNVGYGTIAREEVTASVSELDPDEVKERPVTRVEELLRGRVAGVYVTEAPGGGLIVRIRGQNTLLGNPEPLYVVDGMPITPIPGGTISFLNPHDIESITVLKDAAATAIYGSRGANGVILITTKRAGRNQ; this is translated from the coding sequence ATGGAACGGCGGCACATGGTGGGCGGGCTGGCGCTGGTGGCGGCATTGTGGCTGACCGGCTGCGCGGGGAGTCGGCCGGTGGCCGAAACCGACGCGTCGGCTGCGGAAGCAAAGGAGCAGGTCAACGTCGGCTACGGCACGATCGCACGGGAGGAGGTGACGGCCTCGGTCAGTGAGCTGGATCCGGACGAGGTCAAAGAGCGGCCGGTGACGCGCGTGGAAGAGTTGCTCAGAGGGCGCGTGGCCGGTGTGTACGTGACCGAAGCGCCCGGCGGCGGACTGATCGTGCGCATCCGAGGGCAGAACACGCTCCTGGGCAATCCAGAACCCCTTTATGTGGTCGATGGCATGCCCATCACACCGATACCGGGTGGGACCATCTCTTTTCTGAACCCTCACGACATCGAGTCGATCACGGTCCTGAAGGATGCGGCGGCCACGGCGATTTACGGCTCCCGGGGCGCCAACGGGGTGATTCTGATCACCACGAAGCGTGCCGGCAGGAATCAGTAA
- a CDS encoding RagB/SusD family nutrient uptake outer membrane protein codes for MQRNKTAGILLAVLLTPVVLILSSCTDLTEETFSVVTPENFYKTEKEITAALAPIYAQLRALEWNYWNLSQVSSDETVVPTRGQDWFDGGRWLAIHRHQWDPSLVDINGAWVDSYTGIARANGLLQTLAEIEAPNEAQLEAEVRLLRAFFYYTLLDFFGNVPIVGDDEFVVDPNNPPANATRAEVFNFIESELLEIYDNLPEQPPLAGRVTKWVADAILASMYLNAGVFTRNSDQLNPTGYNSCVDVQVSGGQNACQAAIQRADNIINSGYFRLAQDASEWLAMFLPNNENAPEVIFAIQHLPENGLGMTFQMRTLHYNQLSPSPWNGHAILAETYNKFDQDDARRTIFLVGQQYAEPRGNCVGSQCYSQGDPLTDRTGAPLVYTPEIQNVTNANEREGVRVLKYGPDPNNVNGNHGNDYAWFRLAEIYLIKAEALNELNGPSQQVIDLINEVRARVFDPPKPLNLADYSSREALRQAILDERLFELTWEAKRRQDLIRHGQFTRAWEFKDPSNPRVLLFPIPQAQLDANPNLQQNPGY; via the coding sequence ATGCAGAGAAATAAGACGGCCGGTATCCTGCTGGCGGTGCTGCTGACACCGGTCGTACTGATCCTCAGCAGCTGTACGGATCTGACCGAAGAGACCTTTTCGGTGGTAACGCCCGAAAACTTTTACAAAACCGAGAAAGAAATCACCGCCGCCCTGGCGCCCATTTATGCCCAACTTCGGGCGCTGGAATGGAATTACTGGAACCTGAGTCAGGTCTCCTCCGACGAAACCGTCGTGCCCACCCGTGGGCAGGACTGGTTCGACGGCGGCCGCTGGCTGGCTATCCATCGTCACCAGTGGGATCCTTCGCTGGTCGATATCAACGGCGCCTGGGTCGATTCCTATACGGGCATTGCGCGTGCGAACGGTCTGTTGCAGACCCTGGCGGAAATCGAGGCACCAAACGAAGCGCAGCTCGAAGCCGAAGTGCGGCTGCTTCGGGCCTTCTTCTACTATACGTTGCTGGACTTTTTCGGCAACGTGCCCATCGTGGGCGACGACGAATTTGTCGTCGATCCCAACAACCCGCCGGCGAACGCTACGCGGGCCGAAGTTTTCAATTTCATCGAAAGCGAACTGCTGGAAATTTACGATAACCTTCCGGAGCAGCCGCCGCTTGCGGGTCGGGTTACCAAATGGGTTGCCGACGCGATCCTGGCCAGCATGTACCTGAACGCGGGCGTTTTCACCCGCAACAGCGATCAGCTGAATCCTACCGGGTACAACTCCTGCGTGGATGTGCAGGTCAGCGGTGGGCAGAATGCCTGCCAAGCGGCCATCCAGCGGGCCGATAACATCATCAACTCCGGCTACTTCCGGCTGGCCCAGGATGCCAGTGAATGGCTGGCCATGTTTCTACCCAACAACGAGAACGCCCCGGAAGTGATTTTCGCCATCCAGCACCTGCCCGAAAACGGTCTGGGCATGACCTTCCAGATGCGAACGTTGCATTATAACCAGCTGTCGCCTTCGCCCTGGAATGGCCATGCCATTCTGGCCGAGACGTACAACAAGTTCGACCAGGATGATGCCCGACGCACGATCTTCCTGGTCGGGCAGCAGTATGCTGAGCCGCGGGGTAACTGCGTGGGCAGCCAGTGCTACTCGCAGGGTGATCCGCTGACGGACCGCACGGGCGCACCGCTGGTCTATACGCCGGAGATTCAGAACGTAACAAATGCAAACGAGCGTGAAGGCGTGCGCGTGCTCAAGTACGGGCCCGATCCGAACAACGTGAACGGAAACCACGGGAACGACTACGCCTGGTTCCGCCTGGCCGAGATCTACCTGATCAAGGCGGAAGCCCTGAATGAATTGAACGGGCCTTCTCAGCAGGTCATCGACCTGATCAACGAAGTGCGCGCGCGTGTCTTCGATCCGCCCAAGCCGCTTAACCTGGCCGACTATTCCAGCCGCGAAGCGTTGCGGCAGGCGATCCTGGATGAGCGCCTCTTCGAGCTGACCTGGGAGGCCAAACGGCGCCAGGATCTGATTCGTCATGGCCAGTTTACGCGCGCCTGGGAGTTCAAGGATCCCAGCAATCCGCGAGTACTGCTTTTCCCGATTCCCCAGGCGCAGCTCGACGCCAACCCGAATCTGCAGCAAAATCCGGGCTACTGA
- a CDS encoding SusC/RagA family TonB-linked outer membrane protein encodes MSTLLSRILRVSLLLACWNVSVVIAQPRTVTGTVSDATTGEPLPGVNIVVLGTMTGTTTDVEGRYQIEVPGPEAVLVFSFVGYEQVQEVVGDRTVINVRMQPTVEVLEEIVVVGYGVQRREDVTGSVATIDATEINQGVYTSPDQLLQGQVAGLTIISNNGEPGAGLNIRLRGGTSISASNDPLIVIDGVPIDNVRLMPEGAGIDGAPPPPRNPLSLINPNDIESITVLKDAAATAIYGSRGANGVILIETKKGRQGQLQVDYEGYISAASPYKKLELLNGEEYRRFVQEQVQAGNLSQDALNVLGNANTDWEEAVTRTGITHFHNLAFSGGTSQTRYRASVSYLNQQGHVISSGLERLTGRLNADHQAFDGRLRLQLNLTSSFQHDDLLPYNQTAGFEGGVFTNVYQMNPTYPIYADQNLDGTPALDGYFEIADGRTSVRNPVAMAEQVLDFVKTTRSLGNIGAELDLLPGLTARVNFGADRAQSSRRQYFPQQNPTGAQYEGRALQRSREHSSLTFQSYLTYRNTFAQAHNVELLGGYEFNEYMTEEFGVEGQGFVTDVTTYNAMQSASQLVKAGTFSYKEKSRLISFFTRLNYNYQSRYYLTGVLRYDGSSRFGEGNKWGLFPAISAAWRISGEPFMQGLDWLTDLRLKVGYGITGSQEIGNYLSLAQLGANESLQAVFDQQPYTGFAPVNYANPDLKWEETATFNIGLDYSLLNGKFSGTIEYYEKNTSNLLLEIPVPQPAPVPTRIENVGKTRNRGLEFSLDALAVDRPGLNVLFGLVFSTNRNEVVSLGGRDQIITGTVSGRGQSDTYAQILLPGEPIGTFYGPVFLGVDANGRQQFADLDGDGQVEITGDDRTIIGNAQPDFTYGFRTNIYWGNFDFYVFIRGEQGRDVFNNTALVYQTKSAVLQNQNFLKAALDDPDALDEPAIYSSRWIEDGSFIRLDNVTVGYTFNNLGPWSRYLRRARIYVSGQNLLVITPYSGYDPEVNTNAGLATLGIDYTNYPRARTFTVGISLGF; translated from the coding sequence ATGAGCACATTGCTTTCGCGCATTTTAAGGGTGAGTCTGCTGCTTGCATGCTGGAATGTAAGCGTTGTCATTGCGCAGCCGCGCACGGTGACGGGTACCGTCAGTGACGCGACGACGGGGGAGCCGTTGCCCGGCGTCAACATCGTGGTGCTGGGCACGATGACCGGCACGACCACCGACGTCGAGGGACGCTATCAGATCGAAGTGCCCGGACCCGAAGCCGTGCTGGTTTTCTCGTTCGTGGGCTACGAGCAGGTGCAGGAGGTGGTAGGCGACCGAACGGTCATCAACGTGCGCATGCAACCCACCGTCGAGGTGCTGGAAGAGATCGTCGTGGTCGGCTACGGCGTGCAGCGGCGTGAAGACGTGACCGGCTCGGTGGCGACGATTGATGCGACGGAGATCAATCAGGGCGTTTATACCTCGCCCGACCAGCTGCTGCAGGGCCAGGTGGCCGGTCTGACGATCATCTCGAACAATGGCGAACCGGGCGCCGGATTGAACATCCGTCTGCGCGGTGGTACCTCCATCAGTGCTAGCAATGATCCGCTGATCGTCATCGATGGCGTGCCGATCGACAACGTGCGCCTGATGCCGGAAGGGGCCGGGATTGACGGCGCGCCGCCGCCACCGCGCAACCCCCTGAGCCTGATCAATCCCAACGACATCGAGTCGATCACGGTCCTGAAAGACGCCGCGGCCACCGCTATCTACGGATCGCGGGGTGCGAACGGCGTGATCCTGATCGAGACGAAGAAGGGCCGTCAGGGCCAGCTTCAGGTGGACTATGAAGGGTATATTTCGGCGGCCTCTCCCTATAAGAAGCTGGAGTTGCTGAATGGGGAGGAATATCGGCGGTTCGTTCAGGAGCAGGTGCAGGCCGGAAATCTTTCGCAGGATGCGCTGAACGTACTGGGGAATGCCAATACGGACTGGGAAGAAGCGGTTACGCGGACGGGGATCACGCACTTCCATAATCTGGCCTTTTCGGGCGGTACGAGCCAGACCCGCTACCGGGCCTCGGTCAGCTACCTGAATCAGCAGGGCCATGTCATCAGCTCCGGGCTGGAACGTCTGACCGGACGCCTGAACGCCGACCATCAGGCCTTCGACGGGCGGCTGCGGCTTCAGCTCAACCTGACTTCGTCGTTCCAGCACGACGACCTGCTGCCCTACAACCAGACGGCCGGCTTCGAAGGCGGGGTGTTTACGAACGTCTATCAGATGAATCCCACCTATCCCATCTACGCCGATCAAAACCTGGATGGGACCCCGGCACTGGATGGCTATTTTGAAATTGCGGACGGCCGGACCTCGGTGCGCAATCCGGTGGCCATGGCCGAGCAGGTGCTGGACTTCGTAAAGACGACGCGCTCGCTGGGGAACATCGGCGCTGAGCTGGATCTGCTGCCTGGCCTGACGGCCCGGGTGAACTTCGGGGCCGACCGGGCGCAGTCGAGCCGCCGCCAGTACTTCCCGCAACAGAATCCGACCGGTGCCCAGTACGAAGGGCGGGCGCTGCAGCGTAGCCGGGAACACTCGTCGCTGACGTTCCAGAGCTATCTGACCTACCGCAACACGTTCGCTCAGGCGCACAATGTGGAGTTGCTGGGCGGCTACGAGTTCAACGAGTACATGACGGAAGAATTCGGCGTCGAAGGGCAGGGATTCGTTACGGACGTCACCACCTACAACGCTATGCAGTCGGCCAGCCAGCTGGTCAAAGCCGGGACGTTTTCCTACAAGGAAAAAAGCCGACTCATTTCGTTCTTCACGCGCCTGAACTACAACTACCAGAGCCGGTACTACCTGACCGGCGTGCTTCGGTACGACGGTTCCTCGCGCTTTGGCGAAGGGAACAAGTGGGGGCTCTTCCCGGCCATCTCGGCGGCCTGGCGTATCAGTGGCGAACCGTTCATGCAGGGGCTGGACTGGCTCACCGACCTGCGCTTGAAGGTGGGCTATGGCATCACGGGTAGTCAGGAGATCGGTAACTACCTGTCGCTGGCGCAGCTTGGCGCCAACGAAAGCCTGCAGGCGGTTTTCGATCAGCAGCCGTACACCGGATTTGCCCCGGTCAACTATGCGAATCCGGACCTGAAGTGGGAAGAGACGGCCACCTTCAACATCGGGTTGGATTACAGCCTGCTGAACGGCAAATTCTCGGGAACGATCGAATACTACGAGAAGAACACCAGCAACCTGTTGCTGGAGATCCCTGTGCCGCAGCCGGCGCCGGTCCCGACCCGGATCGAAAACGTCGGCAAGACGCGCAACCGGGGCCTTGAGTTTTCGCTCGATGCGCTGGCTGTCGATCGGCCCGGACTGAACGTGCTCTTCGGGTTGGTCTTCAGCACCAACCGTAACGAAGTGGTCAGCCTGGGTGGTCGCGATCAGATTATTACCGGGACGGTCAGTGGCCGTGGTCAGTCGGACACCTACGCGCAGATTCTGCTGCCGGGCGAGCCGATCGGCACCTTCTACGGACCGGTCTTCCTGGGTGTCGATGCCAACGGCCGCCAGCAGTTTGCCGACCTGGACGGCGACGGTCAGGTCGAGATCACCGGTGATGACCGGACCATCATCGGCAATGCCCAGCCGGACTTCACCTACGGCTTCCGTACCAATATCTACTGGGGCAACTTCGACTTCTACGTGTTCATCCGGGGCGAACAGGGCCGCGACGTCTTCAACAACACGGCCCTGGTCTATCAGACGAAGAGCGCCGTGCTCCAGAACCAGAACTTCCTGAAAGCGGCGCTGGACGATCCGGACGCCCTGGACGAACCGGCCATCTACTCCTCGCGCTGGATCGAAGATGGCTCCTTTATCCGGCTGGACAACGTGACGGTCGGCTATACCTTCAACAATCTGGGGCCATGGAGCCGTTATCTCCGGCGGGCACGTATCTATGTGTCCGGACAGAACCTGCTGGTGATTACCCCCTACAGCGGATACGATCCGGAGGTTAACACGAATGCCGGGCTGGCGACGCTGGGGATCGACTACACGAACTATCCCCGGGCGCGCACCTTTACGGTCGGCATCAGCCTGGGCTTCTAA
- a CDS encoding amylo-alpha-1,6-glucosidase, with protein MMAVQAQQIEGLVPRFERPTGRLVLARPTQAGAFLDVVGRRAALLGYEHRAFEVWVYPLKILRDLRLEFQIADYPVPLSGEETLAYIEARPEATVLTYSHAAFTVRQILYAPVHEPGIVMLLDVQAVRPLTIRVAFRPDLRLMWPAGLMTGYLGWNEEGRFYTITEETRRFAGVIGSPLARDVSVQPYQEEPKDLPNRFELEVTPELAARYYIPVVITGSVEGIDGAIATYRRLLEQAESYYRQNVAHYERLLDEALQIETPDPTLNTAYAWALVGIDKGLATNPYLGTGLIAGFRTAGNSERPGFAWFFGRDALWTVLATTAVGHFETTRTALDFLRKFQREDGKIPHEISQSAALIDWFEDYPYPWASADATPLFIIAHADYWQASGDLDYIREHWDALVRAYRFTAGTDTDGNDLVENTGVGHGWVEGGLLYPPHEELYQQGVWLAALEGMEAMATALGETELAAEVRQRAVRVRAAIERTYWLEDEGFYAFATWKPDGAAAPELFPENTVLQAVPLWWRLLSPERARRALEHVGSAQMATDWGTRILSNASSRYDPLSYHHGSVWPLFTGWASMAAYRYEKPHIGYQALMANALLTYQGALGYVTELLSGAFNRDFGRSSHHQIWSEAMVVTPLVRGLLGLDVREGGRVLRVAPQLPAVWDSLRLRHVPVGRDRYALAIRRTDEAFLVEIIPEGEAAPVSLDLAPAFPLDARVESVTVNDRPAVFEVREEGDLQRVRIRVPVAGPTTIRYRMRPGTDVYVAPEPLVPGMDNRGLRVLRVRAASDSLLLVLEGRVGRSYTLQVRTPRRVQAVEGVMLSPEPGGYRLQVRFEGEGAGYVRRQLRLPLE; from the coding sequence ATGATGGCGGTGCAGGCGCAACAGATCGAAGGACTGGTGCCGCGCTTTGAGCGGCCGACCGGCCGGCTGGTGCTGGCGCGACCCACGCAGGCCGGAGCGTTTCTGGACGTGGTGGGGCGGCGGGCGGCGCTGCTCGGCTACGAACACCGCGCGTTCGAGGTCTGGGTCTATCCGCTCAAAATCCTGCGCGACCTGCGGCTGGAATTCCAGATTGCCGACTATCCGGTGCCGTTGAGCGGCGAGGAGACGCTGGCCTACATCGAAGCGCGGCCGGAGGCCACCGTGCTCACCTACAGCCACGCGGCTTTCACCGTGCGACAGATCCTGTACGCGCCGGTGCACGAGCCGGGTATCGTGATGCTGCTGGACGTGCAGGCCGTGCGGCCGCTGACGATCCGCGTGGCGTTTCGGCCCGACCTGCGCCTCATGTGGCCGGCCGGTCTGATGACAGGCTACCTCGGCTGGAACGAGGAGGGGCGGTTTTATACGATCACCGAGGAAACCCGCCGGTTTGCCGGGGTGATAGGCTCGCCGCTGGCCCGGGACGTGTCGGTGCAGCCCTATCAGGAAGAGCCAAAAGATCTACCGAACCGGTTCGAGCTGGAGGTAACGCCCGAGCTGGCCGCCCGCTACTACATCCCGGTGGTGATCACCGGCAGCGTCGAGGGCATCGACGGCGCGATCGCGACCTACCGGCGGCTGCTCGAGCAGGCCGAAAGCTATTACCGCCAGAACGTGGCGCACTACGAACGGCTGCTGGACGAAGCATTGCAGATCGAAACGCCCGATCCGACGCTGAACACGGCCTACGCCTGGGCGCTGGTGGGCATCGACAAAGGGCTGGCGACCAACCCGTACCTGGGCACCGGACTGATTGCCGGCTTCCGTACGGCGGGCAACAGCGAGCGGCCCGGCTTTGCCTGGTTCTTCGGGCGCGATGCGCTCTGGACCGTGCTGGCCACGACGGCCGTCGGCCACTTCGAAACGACCCGCACGGCGCTGGACTTCCTGCGAAAGTTTCAGCGGGAAGACGGTAAGATCCCGCACGAAATTTCCCAGAGTGCTGCGCTGATCGACTGGTTCGAGGACTATCCGTATCCCTGGGCCTCGGCCGATGCCACGCCGCTCTTTATCATCGCACACGCCGATTACTGGCAGGCGAGCGGGGATCTGGACTACATCCGAGAGCACTGGGACGCGCTTGTAAGGGCTTACCGCTTCACGGCCGGCACCGACACGGACGGCAACGACCTGGTGGAAAACACCGGCGTGGGACACGGCTGGGTGGAAGGGGGGCTGCTGTACCCGCCGCACGAAGAGCTGTACCAGCAGGGCGTCTGGCTGGCCGCGCTGGAGGGGATGGAGGCCATGGCGACGGCCCTGGGCGAAACCGAACTGGCGGCCGAAGTGCGGCAGCGGGCGGTGCGGGTGCGGGCGGCCATCGAGCGCACTTATTGGCTGGAAGACGAAGGGTTCTATGCGTTTGCCACCTGGAAGCCGGACGGGGCCGCGGCGCCCGAACTGTTTCCGGAAAACACGGTGCTGCAGGCGGTACCGCTCTGGTGGCGGTTGCTCAGCCCGGAGCGTGCCCGTCGGGCGCTGGAGCACGTGGGCAGCGCGCAGATGGCCACCGACTGGGGCACGCGGATTCTGTCGAACGCCAGCAGCCGCTACGATCCGCTTTCCTACCATCACGGATCGGTCTGGCCGCTGTTTACCGGCTGGGCGTCGATGGCGGCCTATCGCTACGAAAAACCACACATCGGCTATCAGGCGCTGATGGCGAACGCGCTGTTGACCTACCAGGGGGCGCTGGGCTACGTGACCGAATTGCTCTCGGGTGCTTTCAATCGGGATTTCGGCCGCTCGTCGCACCACCAGATCTGGTCCGAGGCCATGGTGGTGACCCCGCTGGTGCGGGGACTGCTGGGACTGGACGTGCGGGAGGGCGGCCGGGTGTTGCGCGTGGCGCCCCAGCTTCCGGCCGTGTGGGATTCGCTGCGGTTGCGGCACGTGCCGGTGGGACGCGATCGGTATGCGCTGGCCATTCGGCGCACGGACGAAGCCTTTCTGGTGGAGATCATCCCTGAAGGCGAGGCGGCGCCCGTCTCGCTGGATCTGGCGCCGGCCTTTCCGCTGGATGCCCGCGTGGAGTCCGTGACCGTAAACGACCGGCCGGCCGTCTTCGAAGTGCGGGAGGAAGGCGATCTGCAGCGCGTGCGCATCCGCGTGCCGGTGGCCGGTCCGACCACGATCCGCTACCGCATGCGGCCGGGCACCGACGTCTATGTAGCCCCCGAGCCGCTGGTGCCCGGAATGGACAACCGCGGACTCCGGGTACTGCGCGTACGGGCCGCGTCCGACAGCCTGCTGCTGGTGCTGGAGGGACGGGTGGGGCGGAGCTATACGTTGCAGGTGCGCACGCCACGCCGGGTGCAGGCCGTCGAAGGTGTCATGCTGAGCCCCGAGCCCGGCGGCTACCGCCTGCAGGTGCGCTTCGAAGGCGAGGGGGCCGGCTACGTGCGCCGCCAGCTCCGGCTGCCGCTGGAATAA